Proteins encoded by one window of Glycine soja cultivar W05 chromosome 15, ASM419377v2, whole genome shotgun sequence:
- the LOC114386312 gene encoding protein unc-45 homolog A-like, producing the protein MAAPNRIERAHQMYRDGSYEEALGFYTEAIALAKTNPQKIALHSNRAACYLKLHDFKKAAEECTSVLELDHKHSGALMLRAQTLVTLKEYHSALFDVSRLLELNPSSEVYQNLQARLKTQLALAPIPESEEEFQEQEDEEPEVISQGENENEEMGEKYSSISNIRTDQKVELGKGIIIADCAPHETDLKFSSKQGRNQNHEPKKSIADAIAPKAPNRETTEQHSKGWQTIPKPKGHSALDYARWDSVEDDSSDDDDDDEDEESLPQYRFRVRTVGVRPVK; encoded by the exons ATGGCGGCGCCGAACAGGATCGAACGCGCCCACCAGATGTACCGCGACGGAAGTTACGAGGAGGCGTTAGGGTTCTACACGGAAGCAATCGCCTTGGCCAAGACCAACCCTCAGAAGATCGCTTTGCATAGCAACCGAGCCGCGTGCTATCTCAAGCTTCACGATTTCAAAAAG GCAGCAGAAGAGTGTACTTCAGTGCTTGAGCTTGATCACAAGCACAGTGGGGCATTGATGCTGCGGGCTCAAACGCTAGTTACCCTGAAGGAGTACCATTCAGCACTTTTTGATGTCAGCAGACTTTTAGAGTTGAATCCATCTTCAGAGGTTTATCAAAATCTTCAAGCTCGTTTGAAGACGCAATTG GCACTTGCTCCAATACCAGAATCAGAAGAGGAGTTTCAAGAACAGGAAGATGAGGAACCTGAGGTGATATCACaaggagaaaatgaaaatgaagagatggGAGAGAAATATTCATCGATTTCTAATATTAGGACAGATCAAAAGGTTGAGCTTGGCAAAGGTATTATTATTGCTGATTGTGCTCCCCATGAAACAGACCTCAAATTTTCATCCAAGCAAGGAAGAAACCAAAACCATGAGCCTAAGAAGTCCATAGCAGATGCTATAGCTCCTAAAGCACCAAACAGGGAAACAACAGAGCAACATTCAAAAGGGTGGCAAACAATTCCAAAACCAAAAGGACATTCAGCTCTAGACTATGCACGGTGGGACAGTGTTGAAGATGATTCTAGTGATGATGACGATGAcgatgaagatgaagaatctTTGCCTCAGTACCGATTTCGTGTAAGAACAGTTGGTGTCCGTCCTGTAAAGTGA